From the Lactuca sativa cultivar Salinas chromosome 9, Lsat_Salinas_v11, whole genome shotgun sequence genome, the window ATTCCAGCAGAAAGCTATGGATACTACAGATCGTAGATACTTGGAGGAAGAAGATTCTTCAATGACAAAGATGATGAAGGGTACTGCTACTGGTTTGGCTGCTGGAACAATTTGGGGCACCATTGTTGCTACATGGTTGGATGTTCCTCGTGTTGAGAGAAATGTTGCTTTACCTGGTTTGCTTAGGACATTAAGGATGATGGGTACCCATGGGTTGACTTTTGCTGCCATTGGTGGGGTCTACATTGGTGTTGAGCAATTGACACAGAATTACAGAATGAAGAGAGACTTTGTTAATGGAGCAGTTGGAGGGTTTGTTGCTGGTGCTGCTGTTATTGGTTTTAAAGGTCAGCATCATTTTCTTGTTTGCCCTAAATCTTTATGTATTGTAGAGATTTGAGATTTTCcagttgtttttttttataatattctTGGTGAAATGAAAAGGAAAACTGGAAAAATATGTAAAAAGCCTTATTTTCCTGTTTTTctccattaagtaaaaaagatATCTGTCTGGATAAAGTGTAAGGGTAAAATGGGCATTTAGGCATGTTTCTTGTGGtgtgtttttaatttaattgatGAGGTGGTGTGTTGGGTTCTGTAGGTAAGAGCATTTCGACGGCACTATCTGCCGGAGCTGCACTTGCCGCCACTTCTGCCGCCATTGATGTTGGTGGTCAGACAACCAGAATGGATACCGGAAAGGAGTATTACCCTTATACTACCAAGAAAAGGGTTGATGCCAATTGAGTGGGACCCTGTTATGAAGGAGGAGgttgctgttttttttttttttactattattgTGATAAATGATTTCTCAACCTTTTGGATATTTGATTTTGGTGtatgttttgtttttctttaattACAGTTTACAAAGTCAAGACAGTTACTTTGCTGAAATAAATTTACAGCAATTTTCTGTACTCAATAAGAATTATGCACATTCTGATTCCAATGTTTTTGTTACTTCAACATTCAActaa encodes:
- the LOC111878658 gene encoding outer envelope pore protein 16-3, chloroplastic/mitochondrial translates to MDTTDRRYLEEEDSSMTKMMKGTATGLAAGTIWGTIVATWLDVPRVERNVALPGLLRTLRMMGTHGLTFAAIGGVYIGVEQLTQNYRMKRDFVNGAVGGFVAGAAVIGFKGKSISTALSAGAALAATSAAIDVGGQTTRMDTGKEYYPYTTKKRVDAN